One Fuerstiella marisgermanici DNA window includes the following coding sequences:
- a CDS encoding PVC-type heme-binding CxxCH protein codes for MKRNTSTLFLYVLLFVTASSASAADLKLLFMGDNGHHRPEARFQQLAEALEPRGVDLKYTDRMEDLSAETLGNFDGLVLYANIDRIEDAQARAVLDYVASGKGFIPLHCATYCWRNNADMVALMGAQFLRHGGQVFTTSIAEPQHPIMKGYGSFTSWDETYIHHRHNEKDRTVLEFRIEGDQADGNKREPWTWVRTHGKGRVFYTAWGHDERTFGNAGFQNLVERGIRWACGEDPSVVPPHHDADTFAAPQMTQIPSDVAPFEYMDVGPKIPNYTPGQKWGVQGKPRTTMQQPLSPEESLKHYVTPEGMAVRLYADERNFVSAGGSHGKPIAMTWDERGRLWVCETVDYPNELGKNRDRIRICEDTDGDHVADKFTVFAEGLSIPTAIVIIRGGAVVQNGTETIYLKDTDGDDKADQKTQLITNWALGDTHGGVSNFRYGLDNWVWAMQGYNNSTPHVDGKPAQTFRMGFWRFKLSQTDPPKVTDLEFIRSSNNNTWGLGISEDGLIFGSTANHNPSMFVPIPNRYYESVRGWSPPTLGTIADTYKFKPITENIRQVDQFGGYTAGAGHALYTARAFPKQYWNKTAFVCGPTGHLVGTFVLRRDGANYTSTSPCNLLASDDEWSAPIMAEVGPDGAVWVIDWYNYIVQHNPTPQGFETGKGNAYESDLRDKKHGRILRVVPTATAKVASSFQELNVPGAAAASKSYVNDAEETEQRAGGSRREPATLTAHGGDVVHEYTSLADATDLELVETLKHPSLMWRLQAQRLLIERNAGETGDVLQPLLALLADESVDEAGLNVGAIHALQTLKAIGYLRLDPQLKSTGRVTQALAKTLRHPSAAVRRNAISVLPNSEHGEKLLTQAYQVWSRNFPQVHLQTILKVADMPVSGELAKAIVSVGQTAIGDAVVIDALTAAAATHSYEWFEAFNRFEQPAGKTKEEMPLSQTNAQVAKRVAEHVGRSRPTVRQLTALLKSLRYLDIAIVAVDGLTNGLPDDYKLPTDAGLDAELVSLLDRFPADAKGTVIRLATRCGSTALDTHAEAIVDSMLAKVNDSNASDKARIAAARDLIGFRPDDADTVAAIVEQLNVNTPPELGVQLLNAIQQSRSAAAGEKLVEAVASLTPQLKSASIGTLLSRPEWAKSLLAGIEARDIELSDLTLDQKQSLRAFPDKQLREQAEKLLSMSGGLPDANREKVLQSLLHLCEQDGNVEAGLEMFKKHCSKCHRHGELGKNIGPNLTGMAVHPKAELLTHIIDPSRSVEGNFRIYTVVRTDGRVANGMLASETRTSITLIDTEGKEASIQREDIDELLASKNSLMPEGFEKQMTETELSDLLQFLTNKGKYVPVPLDRYATAISTKGLFHDGDNGPDRMVFADWNPKFFKDVPFLLTDPRGKTTANIILLNGPHGTLPPTMPKSVTLPCNTPAKAIHLLSGVGGWSYPSHQAESVSMIVRVHYADGTQEDHPLKNGVHFADYIRRVDVPGSEFAFALGGQQIRHLAISPERPAEKIATVELVKGNDPTAPIVMAVTIER; via the coding sequence ATGAAACGAAATACTTCGACCTTGTTCTTGTATGTGCTGCTGTTTGTTACAGCCTCATCCGCGTCCGCCGCCGACCTGAAGCTGCTGTTCATGGGCGACAACGGGCATCATCGCCCGGAAGCTCGGTTTCAGCAGTTGGCTGAAGCACTCGAGCCGCGTGGTGTTGATCTGAAATACACGGATCGCATGGAAGACCTCTCCGCCGAAACGCTGGGGAACTTTGATGGGCTGGTGTTGTACGCCAACATCGATCGCATTGAGGACGCTCAGGCCAGGGCCGTGCTGGATTACGTCGCCAGTGGGAAGGGCTTCATCCCGCTGCACTGCGCCACCTACTGTTGGCGCAACAACGCCGACATGGTTGCGTTAATGGGAGCGCAGTTTTTGAGACACGGCGGGCAGGTGTTTACGACATCGATTGCTGAACCGCAGCATCCCATTATGAAAGGCTACGGCAGTTTTACGAGCTGGGATGAGACGTACATCCATCATCGCCATAACGAAAAAGATCGCACGGTGCTGGAATTTCGAATCGAAGGCGACCAGGCCGACGGTAACAAACGCGAACCGTGGACGTGGGTGAGAACTCATGGGAAGGGCCGAGTGTTCTACACGGCCTGGGGACACGATGAGCGAACATTCGGAAACGCAGGCTTTCAAAACCTCGTGGAGCGAGGCATCCGATGGGCTTGTGGTGAGGATCCGTCTGTGGTGCCTCCTCATCACGACGCCGACACGTTTGCAGCGCCGCAAATGACGCAGATTCCCTCGGACGTCGCACCGTTCGAATACATGGACGTCGGGCCGAAGATTCCGAATTACACGCCGGGACAAAAGTGGGGCGTTCAGGGGAAGCCTCGCACGACGATGCAGCAACCACTGTCGCCAGAAGAATCGTTGAAGCATTACGTCACGCCGGAAGGTATGGCGGTGCGGTTGTACGCGGACGAACGGAATTTTGTGAGCGCCGGCGGCTCACACGGAAAGCCGATTGCCATGACCTGGGACGAACGCGGGCGATTGTGGGTTTGTGAAACAGTCGACTACCCCAACGAACTCGGCAAAAACCGAGACCGCATTCGCATCTGCGAAGACACCGACGGTGACCACGTGGCCGACAAGTTTACGGTGTTTGCGGAAGGGCTGAGCATTCCCACGGCCATCGTCATCATTCGCGGTGGTGCGGTCGTGCAGAACGGAACAGAAACGATATACCTGAAGGACACGGACGGCGACGATAAAGCTGACCAAAAGACACAGCTGATCACCAACTGGGCATTAGGTGACACTCATGGCGGCGTTAGCAATTTTCGCTATGGCCTGGACAATTGGGTCTGGGCGATGCAGGGCTACAATAACAGCACGCCGCATGTGGATGGCAAGCCGGCTCAGACGTTTCGAATGGGATTCTGGCGGTTCAAACTGTCACAGACCGATCCGCCCAAAGTTACTGATCTGGAATTTATTCGTTCCAGCAACAACAACACGTGGGGACTGGGCATCAGCGAAGACGGTCTGATTTTTGGCTCGACGGCCAATCACAATCCCAGCATGTTTGTGCCGATTCCAAATCGGTACTACGAAAGCGTGCGAGGCTGGTCGCCGCCGACTTTGGGGACGATCGCGGATACGTACAAGTTTAAGCCGATCACCGAAAACATCCGGCAGGTGGACCAGTTCGGCGGCTACACGGCCGGAGCGGGCCATGCATTGTATACGGCCAGAGCATTCCCCAAACAGTACTGGAATAAGACGGCTTTCGTCTGCGGACCGACTGGGCATCTTGTGGGAACGTTTGTGCTGCGGCGCGACGGAGCGAACTACACGTCCACCAGCCCGTGCAATTTGCTGGCCAGCGATGATGAATGGAGTGCTCCGATCATGGCAGAAGTCGGCCCGGACGGAGCGGTCTGGGTCATAGACTGGTACAACTACATCGTGCAACACAACCCGACGCCTCAGGGTTTCGAAACAGGGAAAGGGAATGCGTACGAGAGCGATTTGCGAGACAAGAAGCACGGACGGATTTTGCGAGTGGTGCCAACGGCGACAGCCAAAGTCGCCAGCTCTTTCCAAGAGCTGAATGTCCCCGGAGCGGCGGCTGCTTCAAAATCCTATGTGAACGATGCTGAGGAGACCGAACAGCGGGCGGGCGGCTCTCGGAGAGAGCCTGCTACTTTAACCGCACATGGCGGCGACGTCGTTCACGAATACACTAGCCTTGCCGACGCCACGGACCTGGAATTAGTCGAAACGCTCAAGCATCCGTCGTTAATGTGGCGTCTGCAGGCTCAGCGATTGTTGATTGAACGAAATGCCGGGGAAACGGGGGATGTTTTGCAGCCTTTGTTGGCACTTCTGGCCGATGAATCCGTCGACGAAGCCGGTCTGAACGTGGGAGCTATCCACGCGTTGCAGACATTGAAGGCGATCGGCTACCTTCGTCTGGACCCTCAGCTTAAGTCTACAGGTCGAGTAACTCAGGCGCTTGCCAAAACCTTACGGCATCCATCGGCGGCCGTTCGTCGGAATGCGATTTCGGTGCTGCCGAATAGTGAGCACGGCGAGAAGCTTTTGACGCAGGCCTATCAAGTTTGGTCCCGGAACTTCCCGCAGGTCCACCTGCAGACCATTCTGAAGGTCGCGGATATGCCCGTGAGCGGCGAGCTGGCGAAAGCGATTGTGAGTGTTGGGCAGACTGCGATTGGTGATGCTGTTGTGATCGATGCCCTAACAGCGGCAGCAGCTACACATTCGTACGAGTGGTTCGAGGCTTTTAACCGGTTTGAGCAGCCTGCGGGAAAAACGAAGGAAGAGATGCCGCTGTCGCAGACGAACGCGCAGGTTGCGAAACGCGTTGCCGAGCACGTCGGCAGAAGTCGCCCTACAGTTCGGCAGTTAACAGCACTGTTGAAATCTCTGCGGTACCTTGACATAGCAATCGTCGCTGTGGACGGACTGACAAATGGGCTGCCCGACGACTACAAGTTGCCGACTGACGCCGGTCTCGATGCGGAACTAGTGAGTTTGCTGGATCGATTTCCGGCTGACGCCAAGGGGACTGTAATTCGCCTGGCAACTCGTTGCGGTTCGACCGCGCTGGATACGCACGCCGAAGCAATCGTAGATTCGATGCTGGCAAAAGTGAATGATTCGAATGCATCGGATAAAGCTCGCATCGCCGCCGCTCGCGATCTGATCGGGTTCCGCCCTGACGATGCCGATACTGTCGCGGCCATCGTTGAACAATTGAACGTCAACACACCGCCGGAACTCGGCGTGCAACTCCTGAACGCCATTCAGCAAAGCCGTTCGGCGGCCGCGGGTGAGAAGCTGGTGGAAGCGGTCGCGTCACTGACTCCGCAGTTGAAATCCGCATCGATCGGCACGTTGCTTAGTCGTCCGGAATGGGCGAAGTCACTTCTGGCGGGAATTGAGGCTCGAGACATCGAACTGTCAGACTTGACGCTCGATCAAAAGCAGTCGCTGCGAGCCTTTCCTGATAAGCAACTTCGCGAACAGGCAGAAAAACTACTCAGCATGAGCGGCGGACTTCCGGATGCCAACCGCGAAAAAGTACTGCAGTCGCTGCTGCACCTTTGCGAACAGGATGGCAACGTGGAGGCGGGGCTGGAAATGTTCAAGAAACACTGTTCGAAGTGTCATCGTCACGGAGAACTGGGCAAGAACATCGGCCCCAACCTCACCGGCATGGCCGTGCACCCGAAAGCCGAGCTGCTGACGCATATCATCGACCCATCTCGCAGCGTTGAAGGCAACTTCCGCATTTACACGGTTGTTCGCACTGATGGCCGAGTCGCCAATGGAATGCTGGCCAGCGAAACTCGAACGTCGATTACGCTGATCGATACCGAAGGCAAAGAAGCCAGTATTCAGCGAGAAGATATCGACGAACTTTTGGCGTCGAAGAATTCGCTGATGCCGGAAGGTTTTGAAAAGCAGATGACAGAAACTGAGTTGTCTGACCTGCTGCAGTTTCTGACCAACAAGGGCAAGTACGTGCCCGTGCCGCTGGACCGCTACGCCACCGCGATCAGCACGAAGGGGCTGTTCCACGATGGGGACAACGGCCCGGACCGCATGGTGTTCGCCGACTGGAATCCAAAGTTCTTCAAGGACGTTCCGTTTCTGCTGACGGACCCTCGCGGCAAAACGACGGCAAATATTATTCTGCTGAACGGACCTCACGGAACGTTGCCGCCAACGATGCCAAAGTCGGTGACTCTGCCATGCAACACGCCTGCGAAAGCCATTCATTTATTAAGCGGCGTTGGCGGCTGGAGTTATCCGTCTCATCAGGCTGAATCGGTGTCGATGATCGTGCGAGTGCACTATGCAGATGGCACGCAGGAGGACCACCCATTGAAAAACGGGGTTCACTTTGCGGACTACATTCGCCGAGTCGACGTGCCGGGCAGCGAGTTTGCGTTTGCGTTGGGCGGCCAGCAGATCCGGCACCTCGCAATTTCACCCGAGCGGCCTGCTGAGAAAATTGCCACCGTGGAACTGGTCAAAGGGAACGACCCAACGGCTCCGATCGTGATGGCGGTGACGATCGAACGCTAA
- a CDS encoding TIGR00730 family Rossman fold protein produces the protein MASICVFCGSRSGSDAIHVGAATALGRILALRGDTLIYGGGSTGLMGAIADEMLRHGADVVGVIPEALANVELMHTGVSDMRVVPNMHVRKATMHELADAYIALPGGFGTMEELFEVLCWAQLKFHAAPIAVLNPDGYYDGLITLINSMISEQFLDPVYRRLLTAASSADELEAWLHAQFAPSEEIP, from the coding sequence ATGGCATCCATCTGTGTGTTCTGCGGATCGCGTAGCGGTTCCGATGCGATCCACGTCGGCGCAGCCACGGCACTCGGAAGAATTCTGGCACTACGCGGCGACACTCTGATTTACGGTGGCGGCAGCACGGGCCTGATGGGCGCGATTGCAGACGAAATGCTGCGTCACGGAGCCGACGTCGTCGGAGTGATCCCGGAAGCACTGGCCAACGTCGAATTGATGCACACCGGCGTTTCAGATATGCGGGTCGTACCCAACATGCATGTCCGCAAGGCAACCATGCACGAACTGGCAGATGCTTACATCGCTCTGCCTGGTGGGTTTGGCACGATGGAAGAGTTGTTTGAAGTGCTGTGCTGGGCACAACTAAAATTCCACGCGGCCCCCATCGCGGTGCTGAATCCCGATGGCTACTATGACGGCCTCATCACGCTTATTAACTCTATGATCAGTGAGCAGTTCTTAGACCCGGTCTATCGGCGACTGCTTACTGCGGCCTCCTCCGCCGACGAGCTGGAGGCATGGCTGCACGCACAATTTGCACCCTCAGAAGAAATCCCATGA
- a CDS encoding DUF1559 domain-containing protein: MLILIALQAAMRTLRKYREAGNSWESVGRLALIGLCCGFLLPVVFQPSSGASGPPAAMRTQCKNNLKQIGLALHNYHDVNSMFPIAVQPKFDRSWRVTVLPFLDQAPLYERYNHDATWEHPDNAPLAGVVVQTLDCPARPFRLDDHDRFLSAYSAVTGPGTAFGDREYVKINAFTDGLANTLMVAETCGKPIVWTRPKDVSTATDEPEINAPGDALHESNGVMSSYHFGGAQVLLGDGSVRFIGEQLEPELLRQLMTRDGNSHGEPRTPDFF, from the coding sequence ATGCTAATCCTCATTGCCCTTCAGGCGGCGATGCGAACTCTTAGGAAGTACCGCGAGGCAGGCAACTCTTGGGAATCTGTCGGACGCCTGGCACTCATCGGTTTGTGTTGTGGATTCTTGCTCCCAGTCGTCTTCCAGCCTTCAAGTGGGGCTTCTGGGCCACCAGCCGCAATGCGAACTCAGTGCAAAAATAATCTCAAGCAAATCGGGCTTGCGTTGCACAACTACCACGATGTCAACAGTATGTTTCCGATTGCCGTCCAGCCGAAGTTTGACCGTTCGTGGCGCGTCACTGTACTGCCTTTCCTGGACCAGGCCCCGCTTTATGAACGCTACAACCACGACGCGACGTGGGAGCATCCAGACAACGCACCGCTGGCGGGGGTGGTTGTTCAGACGCTGGATTGTCCCGCGCGGCCGTTTCGACTTGATGACCACGACAGATTTTTATCGGCCTATTCCGCGGTGACCGGACCGGGAACGGCATTCGGCGATCGCGAATATGTTAAGATTAATGCGTTTACTGATGGTCTCGCGAACACATTGATGGTTGCGGAAACCTGTGGGAAGCCGATCGTTTGGACTCGACCGAAGGACGTAAGTACCGCGACAGACGAGCCTGAAATCAATGCGCCGGGAGATGCATTGCACGAATCAAACGGTGTAATGTCCTCGTATCATTTTGGAGGAGCTCAGGTGTTGCTGGGCGATGGTTCGGTGCGATTCATTGGCGAACAACTCGAACCCGAGTTGCTGCGGCAGTTGATGACGCGCGACGGAAACTCACACGGAGAACCGCGTACACCGGATTTCTTTTAG
- a CDS encoding serine/threonine protein kinase: MITSRLVRMEQWKQIERELTNGESVAGVLSLMERRQLLTSLQTKRILKGTTDGLVLGNYKLLYRNASGSFARVYRAATLDDQQTVAVKLLRERWAADPEAVAGFHREARICQRFQHPNIVPILDVGSEGDFHYFTMDFVEGGNLRDFMRIRKSLSPAEAARCTYEICAGLDYALSMGATHRDLKLTNVLMSSTGVAKLVDFGLAGAESPTRVGTSDDVHRALEYASLERGTNAPDNDPRSDLFFAGAIMYELVSGQSAWPRTRDRDERKQLSRYTSTPPLRSILPNVPNCIAAIVDKLMQVGPNDRYQSAAEAMVDLKAALIELGEWTGQEDGGIDIAVGEPQPFELLIVDSVKKRIKALTEYFAKHEFETSFVSHPDVAIERLKGDSPPDGLLVLADHFTDETLSAFPQMQAYGRSKKVPCLAVFPREEEERVNKSIRSTKFGATAFQPATLREIRLHFEEVGAITRSM; encoded by the coding sequence TTGATCACCAGTCGTCTGGTGCGCATGGAGCAATGGAAACAGATCGAACGCGAGTTGACCAATGGGGAAAGTGTGGCCGGCGTCCTTAGCTTGATGGAACGTCGTCAGTTACTGACCAGTCTGCAGACGAAGCGGATTTTGAAGGGCACCACGGACGGCCTTGTGCTGGGCAATTACAAACTTCTGTACCGGAATGCGTCTGGAAGCTTCGCTCGCGTGTACCGAGCGGCCACGCTGGATGATCAGCAAACGGTAGCCGTCAAACTGCTGCGAGAACGGTGGGCCGCTGATCCGGAGGCTGTGGCTGGCTTTCATCGCGAAGCTCGCATCTGCCAGCGGTTTCAGCATCCGAACATTGTGCCGATCCTGGATGTCGGCAGCGAAGGCGATTTTCATTACTTCACGATGGACTTCGTTGAAGGCGGCAATCTTCGCGATTTCATGCGGATTCGAAAAAGCCTGTCGCCAGCAGAAGCCGCCAGGTGCACGTACGAAATCTGCGCGGGACTCGACTACGCTCTTTCGATGGGAGCGACTCATCGGGACCTGAAGCTGACGAACGTGTTGATGAGCAGCACCGGTGTGGCCAAACTGGTCGACTTCGGCCTCGCTGGCGCGGAATCGCCCACGCGAGTCGGGACCAGCGACGACGTTCACCGAGCACTCGAATACGCGTCGCTGGAACGAGGTACCAACGCCCCGGACAACGATCCTCGCAGCGACCTGTTCTTTGCCGGCGCGATCATGTACGAACTCGTGTCCGGGCAGTCGGCCTGGCCACGCACGCGAGACCGCGACGAACGCAAGCAACTAAGCCGCTATACCAGCACACCGCCGCTGCGAAGCATTCTGCCCAACGTGCCGAACTGCATTGCCGCTATTGTCGACAAGTTGATGCAGGTCGGACCGAACGATCGCTACCAATCGGCCGCCGAAGCGATGGTCGACCTGAAGGCCGCGCTGATCGAACTCGGCGAATGGACCGGACAGGAAGACGGCGGCATCGACATCGCCGTCGGTGAACCGCAGCCGTTCGAACTTCTGATCGTCGATTCCGTCAAAAAACGCATCAAGGCACTGACCGAATACTTCGCTAAACATGAGTTCGAAACGTCGTTTGTATCGCACCCGGACGTGGCGATTGAACGCTTGAAAGGCGACAGTCCGCCCGATGGCCTTTTGGTTCTGGCGGACCACTTCACCGATGAAACTCTGTCTGCCTTCCCGCAGATGCAGGCGTACGGACGATCGAAAAAAGTCCCGTGCCTTGCCGTTTTTCCGCGCGAAGAAGAAGAACGAGTTAACAAATCGATTCGGTCGACGAAGTTCGGTGCGACAGCTTTTCAGCCGGCCACACTTCGTGAAATCCGGCTGCATTTTGAAGAAGTCGGTGCCATCACGCGATCGATGTAG
- a CDS encoding N-acetylglucosamine-6-phosphate deacetylase: MTRILAKHYKTQAPIAIETDGERITSVEPLECSAEEIQQLPFVSPGLFDIQINGYNGIWFSSPELTVQNVTDVTEALLAKGIARYFPTLITASREALIHGFSTLRQACEENPLVNDCVAGYHLEGPYISAEDGPRGAHPLQHVRPADYEEFRELQAASGGRIKLVTLAAEAENAVAFIQQACQDGVVVALGHTGATPEQIQAAADAGAVLSTHFGNGAHGTLRRHPNYLWEQLADDRLWASVIADGWHVPASVLKCVLKCKTDQQTILTCDVSGFAGCPPGTYAEGDVGVEVLEDGRLVVAGQRQFLAGSGATTGDCVVHMADACEIPLATAVDMATHNPGRLFHEPIASIGAGDAANLTLFRVTLSESGGRVCSRFEPVQTFVAGKEYFSADAATSAV; this comes from the coding sequence ATGACACGTATTTTGGCAAAGCACTACAAAACGCAGGCTCCGATCGCGATTGAAACCGACGGTGAACGGATTACTTCCGTCGAGCCGCTGGAATGTTCGGCAGAAGAAATTCAGCAGCTGCCGTTTGTCAGTCCAGGCCTGTTTGATATTCAAATCAACGGCTACAACGGCATCTGGTTCAGCAGCCCGGAACTCACGGTACAGAATGTGACCGACGTCACCGAAGCACTGCTGGCCAAAGGGATCGCTCGGTACTTTCCCACACTGATTACGGCGTCGCGCGAAGCGTTGATCCACGGCTTCAGCACGCTGCGCCAGGCATGCGAAGAGAACCCACTGGTCAACGATTGCGTGGCCGGCTATCACCTGGAAGGCCCGTATATTTCGGCTGAAGACGGTCCACGCGGCGCTCATCCGTTGCAGCACGTGCGACCGGCAGATTACGAAGAATTCCGCGAGCTGCAGGCAGCATCCGGTGGCCGCATTAAACTGGTCACGCTGGCGGCCGAAGCAGAAAACGCAGTAGCGTTTATTCAGCAGGCGTGCCAGGACGGCGTTGTAGTGGCTCTTGGCCACACCGGCGCGACGCCGGAACAGATTCAGGCGGCGGCTGATGCAGGAGCGGTCTTAAGCACTCACTTTGGCAACGGAGCACACGGAACTCTGCGGCGGCATCCCAACTACCTGTGGGAACAATTGGCCGACGACCGCCTGTGGGCCAGCGTCATCGCGGACGGCTGGCATGTGCCGGCATCGGTACTGAAATGTGTGTTGAAGTGCAAAACGGATCAACAAACAATTCTGACCTGCGACGTTTCAGGCTTCGCCGGTTGCCCACCGGGAACGTATGCCGAAGGCGACGTTGGTGTGGAAGTGCTTGAGGACGGGCGTCTGGTTGTAGCGGGGCAGCGTCAGTTTTTGGCGGGGTCTGGCGCGACAACAGGCGACTGCGTTGTCCACATGGCTGACGCGTGCGAAATTCCGCTGGCAACCGCCGTCGACATGGCAACTCACAACCCCGGCCGGTTATTTCACGAACCGATTGCCTCAATCGGCGCGGGCGACGCGGCCAACCTGACGCTGTTTCGTGTGACGTTGTCAGAATCGGGGGGTAGGGTATGTTCCCGCTTTGAGCCTGTTCAAACGTTCGTTGCTGGTAAGGAATATTTCTCTGCCGACGCCGCAACCAGCGCCGTTTAG
- a CDS encoding GNAT family N-acetyltransferase, whose amino-acid sequence MVQFRTFHNRDTPGILKLWHASKLGPSAAEGFPCDILELFVFSQPFFDRNGFIVATEDDRIVAFVHAGFRSNESGSDLDYTQGVISGLVVHPDFRGQGLGRQLVGQAEEYLARKGARVVVAGAGLDGNGFYNGIYGGLQASGLSKATVPWDEFYEALGYQPDQNIFVFHRDLTMGRDPISSRLIRHRRRLNLVITDRVRDLSWWWHVRFGHLDALRFELQERHNEEIVASGQIVGLDVYVPKWGVRAVGMRDIYVPENQRRNGYGLSLVLEICRRLREQSIQLIEAQVDSNNEAAQQMFLAANFEHVQELVTYRRELTPAEPQAQND is encoded by the coding sequence GTGGTTCAATTTCGCACGTTCCATAACCGCGACACACCCGGAATCCTGAAACTCTGGCACGCCAGCAAGCTCGGCCCCAGTGCTGCCGAAGGCTTTCCATGCGACATCCTTGAGCTATTCGTTTTCTCTCAACCGTTCTTTGACAGAAACGGCTTTATTGTCGCCACCGAAGACGATCGCATCGTCGCATTCGTACATGCAGGCTTTCGCAGTAACGAATCCGGCTCAGATCTCGACTACACTCAAGGCGTAATTTCGGGGTTGGTCGTACACCCTGACTTTCGTGGCCAGGGGCTCGGCCGGCAGCTTGTCGGGCAGGCAGAAGAATATCTGGCTCGCAAAGGTGCCCGCGTGGTTGTCGCAGGCGCCGGGCTGGACGGCAACGGATTCTACAACGGCATTTACGGCGGCCTGCAGGCGTCCGGCCTGTCGAAGGCGACTGTTCCGTGGGACGAATTCTACGAGGCATTGGGCTACCAGCCCGATCAGAATATTTTCGTGTTTCATCGCGATCTCACCATGGGCCGTGATCCGATCAGCTCACGATTAATTCGACATCGGCGGCGACTGAATCTGGTGATCACAGACCGCGTGCGCGACCTTTCGTGGTGGTGGCACGTACGGTTTGGCCACCTGGATGCGTTGCGATTTGAATTACAGGAACGCCACAACGAGGAAATCGTCGCGTCCGGACAGATTGTCGGCCTGGACGTGTATGTGCCAAAGTGGGGCGTCCGCGCGGTTGGCATGCGAGACATCTACGTGCCGGAAAACCAGAGGCGCAATGGCTACGGTCTATCGCTGGTGCTGGAAATCTGCCGGCGACTTCGCGAACAATCCATTCAGCTGATTGAAGCTCAGGTCGACAGCAACAACGAAGCTGCTCAGCAGATGTTCCTGGCTGCGAACTTCGAGCACGTGCAGGAACTGGTCACGTATCGCCGAGAACTCACGCCCGCCGAACCGCAGGCGCAGAACGATTGA